The proteins below are encoded in one region of Colletotrichum lupini chromosome 5, complete sequence:
- a CDS encoding WD repeat domain-containing protein codes for MQSRLFARSTGELSPDDFAQATASGLVRSFAAAPQHRFDGEGAEPEEEGRHVNLWAHRIGVNALALDKFDGRLLLSGGADGSVKLWDLHQESNPHKSHIFQPIANISRSIGDETNTHKHGITHLDFYPFDNEAFLSSSFDRSLKLWSTQRMTVSANFDLNANIYTHATSPIANHLLVACATQHSSVRLVDLKSGTSIRSLVAHGGAVLSAAWSPRQEHALATGHVDGKVRVWDIRRASGLVGQLDQEDSLGIVHRFDHAMASGLHWKRMPHFRNSARAHNEGVNGLTWTDDGKYIVSAGLDCRIRVWDAATGANTLASFGSLIQNQQPKTVNMFVTPARLTPSRRDLLFYPNEQEILVMDLHEGTLVTRLRVPGPHAAAVYQNNGLNVKNRTMSMVWRGSGGSGLQKGPIMGGGTSFGAVYTAHLDGQIRSWMPRLPGPEDDDDTPDPQDANEEERSRKRKALDDAFRSLMGKQITFS; via the exons ATGCAGTCCCGTTTATTTGCCCGCTCAACAGGTGAGCTGAGCCCGGACGACTTTGCGCAAGCGACCGCCTCGGGGCTCGTCCGATCCTTTGCCGCCGCTCCACAGCACCGGTTCGACGGAGAAGGAGCCGAACCCGAAGAAGAGGGCCGACATGTGAATCTTTGGGCTCACCGCATTGGTGTCAACGCACTGGCCTTGGACAAGTTTGATGGTCGTTT ACTTCTTTCTGGCGGCGCAGACGGATCTGTGAAGCTCTGGGACCTTCATCAAGAGAGCAATCCTCACAAATCTCACATCTTTCAACCCATTGCCAATATTTCCCGGTCTATTGGAGATGAGACAAATACCCACAAGCACGGCATTACTCATCTTGATTTCTACCCTTTCGACAACGAGGCCTTTCTCTCCAGTTCCTTTGACCGCTCGCTCAAGCTATGGTCTACTCAACGCATGACTGTATCCGCCAATTTCGATCTCAATGCCAATATCTACACCCATGCCACCAGCCCCATTGCCAATCATCTCTTGGTCGCCTGCGCGACCCAGCATTCGTCGGTTCGCTTGGTCGACCTCAAGTCAGGAACGTCGATTCGCTCGCTGGTAGCACATGGAGGCGCTGTTTTATCGGCAGCCTGGAGTCCTCGTCAGGAGCATGCTCTTGCAACCGGACATGTCGACGGGAAAGTCCGCGTCTGGGACATACGGCGCGCCTCTGGCTTGGTCGGCCAGCTCGATCAGGAGGATAGCCTCGGCATTGTACACCGCTTCGACCATGCCATGGCTTCTGGCCTTCATTGGAAGCGTATGCCTCATTTCCGCAACTCAGCTCGAGCTCACAATGAGGGTGTCAACGGCTTGACCTGGACCGACGATGGCAAGTACATCGTCTCAGCCGGCTTGGATTGTCGAATCCGTGTTTGGGATGCTGCTACTGGCGCGAACACGCTAGCTAGTTTTGGCTCCCTGATACAGAATCAACAGCCAAAGACCGTCAACATGTTTGTGACGCCCGCTCGTTTGACGCCATCACGTCGGGATCTCCTATTTTATCCCAACGAGCAAGAGATCCTGGTCATGGACCTACATGAGGGCACCCTGGTAACGCGTCTACGAGTTCCTGGACCTCATGCAGCGGCCGTATATCAGAACAATGGCTTGAATGTCAAGAATCGCACAATGAGTATGGTGTGGCGTGGTAGTGGTGGTTCCGGTTTGCAAAAGGGGCCTATAATGGGAGGCGGGACCTCTTTTGGTGCCGTCTACACGGCTCACTTGGACGGCCAGATTCGTTCCTGGATGCCCCGGCTGCCCGGGCCTGAAGACGACGATGATACCCCGGATCCCCAGGATGCCAATGAGGAGGAAAGAAGTCGCAAGCGCAAGGCACTAGATGACGCCTTTAGGAGTCTCATGGGCAAGCAGATTACGTTTAGTTGA